The following coding sequences are from one Caminibacter pacificus window:
- a CDS encoding diguanylate cyclase, translating to MKIKNYVDPVHSKEYTEIAEKTLEDVIAYFQTKNNPRLYILQDEKPLYIFTPVEIVDIFLQNKKDMKVKDYIQQNKKEIYTLNADMHIIDAYNDLRRRKLDFAPVMEDFKLIGEVSFETLSLKISFIAIKDPLTDVYNQKYFEVMIEESNELDKPLGIIMIRLENLSILESLYGHNFKLKVLKTFAKEIQNSIRDIDFVFRVENTFKILTFNNLEIVVKMVNRIKDRLSKIEIDELQIPFKMAFSHVPEIEMSVLLAVEECERKLIERD from the coding sequence ATGAAAATCAAAAATTACGTAGACCCCGTACATTCTAAAGAATATACCGAAATAGCTGAAAAAACATTAGAAGACGTAATTGCTTATTTTCAAACTAAAAACAATCCCAGACTCTATATACTCCAGGATGAAAAGCCGTTATATATATTTACGCCGGTAGAAATAGTCGATATTTTTTTACAAAATAAAAAAGATATGAAAGTTAAAGATTATATTCAGCAAAACAAAAAAGAAATATATACACTTAACGCCGATATGCATATTATCGATGCATATAACGATCTTAGAAGAAGAAAACTCGATTTTGCTCCCGTAATGGAGGATTTTAAATTAATAGGAGAAGTAAGTTTTGAGACATTGAGTTTAAAAATTAGTTTTATCGCTATAAAAGACCCTCTTACGGATGTCTATAATCAAAAATATTTCGAAGTTATGATAGAAGAAAGCAACGAACTTGATAAGCCGCTTGGTATTATTATGATAAGACTTGAAAATTTGTCGATTTTGGAGAGTTTGTACGGGCATAATTTTAAACTCAAAGTATTAAAAACCTTTGCAAAAGAGATACAAAATTCCATTAGGGATATCGATTTTGTTTTTAGAGTTGAAAATACGTTTAAAATTTTGACGTTTAATAATCTTGAGATAGTTGTAAAAATGGTAAACAGAATAAAAGATAGACTCTCAAAAATAGAAATAGACGAACTTCAAATTCCTTTTAAAATGGCGTTTTCTCACGTACCGGAAATAGAGATGAGTGTTTTATTAGCAGTAGAGGAGTGCGAGAGAAAATTAATTGAAAGGGACTAA
- the rpmI gene encoding 50S ribosomal protein L35, with the protein MPKMKTNRGAAKRFKVKKSGKIKRGSAYRSHILTKKSQKRKRNLRAPKYVDQTNIKEVKLLLCI; encoded by the coding sequence ATGCCTAAAATGAAAACAAACAGAGGGGCGGCTAAAAGATTTAAAGTTAAAAAAAGCGGAAAAATCAAAAGAGGAAGTGCTTATAGAAGCCACATCCTTACTAAAAAATCTCAAAAGAGAAAAAGAAATCTAAGAGCCCCTAAATACGTAGACCAAACAAACATTAAAGAAGTAAAATTATTACTTTGTATCTAA
- the rplT gene encoding 50S ribosomal protein L20: MRVKTGIVRRRRHKKILKMAKGFYSGRRKHFRKAKEQVERSLVYAFRDRKQKKRDFRKLWIVRINAACRLNDISYSRFINGLKKAGIELDRKILADLAMNEPEVFASIVEKAKAAL, from the coding sequence ATGAGAGTAAAAACTGGTATTGTTAGAAGAAGAAGACATAAAAAAATATTAAAAATGGCAAAAGGCTTCTACTCAGGTAGAAGAAAACACTTTAGAAAAGCTAAAGAACAAGTTGAAAGAAGTTTAGTATACGCTTTTAGAGACAGAAAACAGAAAAAAAGAGACTTCAGAAAACTTTGGATCGTTAGAATCAACGCTGCATGTAGATTAAACGACATAAGCTATTCAAGATTCATCAACGGTCTTAAAAAAGCGGGTATCGAGCTTGATAGAAAAATCTTAGCCGATCTTGCAATGAACGAACCTGAAGTATTCGCTTCAATCGTAGAAAAAGCAAAAGCGGCTCTATAA
- a CDS encoding fatty acid--CoA ligase, producing MKYLYNNFYEVLERNAREFRKKPAYFIDDKKVTWEEVKKKVDTFARTLELLGVKKEDKIPIYVANSLEFIIAYLATQKIGAIPVPINTFLKEDEVAFIVNDVEAELMVASSKLACNIPTIRSKTKVKKIIWEGDYKDLDENNISFSEILANYEAHESIELPKLEDLAVIIYTSGTTGKPKGAMLTYKNIFSNILGVNEIVKITNKDRFIAYLPMFHSFTMTVNLLLPMYSASPVVIIRSIMPFSNIIKQTLLKRVTIFTGVPDVYSALSRAKLPFYFHWLNKVRFFISGAAPLPGEVLNRFKAKFKKAPLLEGYGLSETSPVVAVNRPELQKPGSVGPTIPGVEVKIVNDDLVEVPVGEAGEIIVKGDNVMKGYYKREDATAETIINGWLLTGDIGKVDEDGYIYILDRKKDLIISRGVNIYPREIEEVCLKFPGVKECAVVGKKDENHGEIPIAFIEPEEDVKVDVRELRKFLKSHLANYKLPKEIYIVDNLPKNATGKVLKRVLREKLEDFINS from the coding sequence ATGAAGTATTTGTATAATAATTTTTATGAAGTTTTGGAAAGAAACGCAAGAGAATTTAGAAAAAAGCCCGCTTACTTTATTGACGATAAAAAAGTTACTTGGGAAGAAGTTAAGAAAAAAGTCGATACTTTTGCGAGAACTTTAGAACTTTTAGGAGTAAAAAAAGAAGATAAAATTCCTATTTACGTCGCCAATTCTTTGGAGTTTATAATCGCATACTTGGCTACTCAAAAAATAGGAGCGATTCCCGTACCTATCAATACGTTTTTAAAAGAAGACGAAGTTGCTTTTATCGTAAATGACGTTGAAGCCGAACTTATGGTCGCTTCTTCGAAACTTGCCTGTAATATTCCAACGATTCGCTCGAAAACAAAAGTGAAAAAAATAATTTGGGAAGGCGATTATAAAGACCTTGATGAAAACAATATCTCTTTTAGCGAAATTTTGGCGAATTATGAAGCTCATGAGAGTATCGAACTTCCTAAACTCGAAGATTTGGCTGTTATTATCTACACTTCCGGAACTACCGGAAAACCAAAAGGTGCAATGCTTACGTATAAAAATATTTTTTCGAATATTTTAGGTGTGAATGAAATAGTAAAAATTACCAATAAAGACAGATTTATTGCATATCTTCCGATGTTTCACTCTTTTACGATGACCGTTAATTTACTTTTGCCTATGTACTCGGCTTCGCCCGTTGTGATTATTCGTTCGATTATGCCGTTTAGCAATATTATTAAACAGACTCTTTTAAAAAGAGTGACAATTTTTACGGGAGTGCCTGATGTTTATTCAGCTCTTAGTCGTGCAAAGCTTCCGTTTTATTTTCATTGGCTGAATAAAGTGAGGTTTTTTATCTCGGGTGCCGCTCCTTTGCCGGGAGAGGTGTTAAACAGATTCAAAGCCAAATTTAAAAAAGCGCCTTTGCTTGAAGGATACGGGCTTAGCGAAACATCTCCGGTTGTCGCCGTAAATAGACCGGAACTTCAAAAACCAGGCTCTGTAGGACCTACGATACCCGGAGTAGAGGTAAAAATAGTAAATGACGATTTGGTTGAGGTACCGGTAGGAGAAGCCGGTGAGATTATCGTAAAAGGCGATAACGTTATGAAAGGCTACTATAAAAGAGAAGACGCAACCGCCGAGACGATTATTAACGGCTGGCTTTTAACCGGAGATATCGGAAAAGTGGATGAGGACGGGTATATTTATATTCTCGATAGAAAAAAAGATTTGATTATTAGTAGGGGAGTTAATATTTATCCAAGAGAAATTGAAGAGGTTTGTTTGAAGTTCCCTGGTGTGAAAGAGTGTGCGGTAGTAGGTAAAAAAGATGAAAATCACGGTGAAATCCCTATTGCTTTTATAGAGCCTGAAGAGGATGTTAAAGTGGATGTAAGAGAACTTAGAAAGTTTTTAAAATCTCACCTTGCAAACTATAAACTTCCAAAAGAGATATATATCGTGGATAATCTTCCTAAAAACGCTACGGGTAAAGTCTTAAAAAGAGTTTTAAGAGAAAAATTGGAGGATTTTATTAACTCTTGA
- a CDS encoding sensor histidine kinase, which translates to MELPKSQQELLQNLEKLIEQTYEAEKEFIELKNILNGVIEFLPQALWVVDKSGEVIVKNSKADEFDFIPQKGEIEVNDKVFLVQTSNIKDKTIISATDITEQKRNERLIAMGQMAAHLAHEIRNPIGSISILLALLKKSCPQNEMIDEMKSAIFRIERIIKSTLLFSKGIRLNKRKFLLSSLKKELEENIKYYSHSKEINFVYFLPDIEIKADYDLLLLVLQNMIINAIDAIEDDEKEEGLIEVLYEKNDKYHIINIYDSGKDFEDTNILFEPFKSTKTKGNGLGLALSKEIITAHEGKIELSKEKKGFKIYLPI; encoded by the coding sequence ATGGAGCTTCCTAAAAGCCAACAAGAACTCCTCCAAAATCTTGAAAAACTGATAGAGCAGACATACGAAGCGGAAAAAGAATTTATAGAACTAAAAAATATTCTTAACGGAGTAATAGAGTTTTTGCCTCAAGCTTTATGGGTTGTCGATAAAAGCGGAGAAGTTATCGTCAAAAACTCTAAAGCTGATGAGTTTGACTTTATTCCGCAAAAAGGCGAAATAGAAGTAAACGATAAAGTATTTTTGGTGCAAACTTCCAATATCAAAGACAAAACGATTATAAGCGCTACTGATATTACAGAGCAAAAAAGAAACGAAAGATTAATTGCCATGGGACAAATGGCGGCTCATTTAGCCCACGAAATCAGAAATCCTATAGGTTCCATTTCAATTCTTTTGGCACTACTTAAAAAATCATGCCCTCAAAACGAAATGATAGACGAAATGAAAAGCGCAATATTCAGAATCGAAAGAATTATAAAATCAACTCTTCTCTTTTCAAAAGGAATACGCCTAAACAAAAGAAAATTCTTATTAAGCTCTTTAAAAAAAGAGCTTGAAGAAAATATCAAATACTATTCGCATTCAAAAGAGATAAATTTCGTTTATTTCTTACCCGATATCGAGATAAAAGCCGATTACGATTTGCTTTTATTGGTCTTGCAAAATATGATTATAAATGCGATAGACGCTATAGAAGACGACGAAAAAGAAGAAGGTTTAATAGAAGTTTTATATGAAAAGAACGATAAATATCACATTATAAACATTTACGACAGCGGCAAGGATTTCGAAGATACAAACATCCTTTTCGAACCTTTCAAATCGACAAAAACAAAAGGAAACGGACTCGGACTTGCATTAAGCAAAGAAATAATAACGGCACACGAAGGAAAAATAGAACTTTCAAAAGAAAAAAAAGGATTTAAAATATATTTGCCTATCTAA
- the prfB gene encoding peptide chain release factor 2, giving the protein MDAFEYSELIKDLENKLSNIESILKPEELQKRLDEIAQMENDPNFWNDPKKSAKIQKEKNIIQRKLDKYKKAKQALMDNKDMYELASMEEDEETLNEVFNDVKELEKAIRDLEIEVMLSDENDEKNAIITIHPGAGGTESHDWASMLYRMYMRFAERRGWKVDVLDYQAGEEAGIKDATLLIKGENAYGYLKVENGIHRLVRVSPFDSAGRRHTSFASVQVSPEIDDDIEIEIDPKDIRIDVFRASGAGGQHVNKTESAVRITHVPTGIVVSCQQDRSQHKNKEMAFKMLKSKLYELELEKRRAEEEGKPKDEMGWGHQIRSYVLFPYQQVKDNRSNKAYSKVDDILDGDLDEIIEDVLISQKSTQGEG; this is encoded by the coding sequence ATGGATGCTTTTGAATATAGCGAGTTGATAAAGGATTTGGAGAACAAATTATCGAATATCGAGTCGATTTTAAAACCTGAAGAGCTTCAAAAAAGACTTGATGAAATAGCTCAAATGGAAAACGACCCTAATTTTTGGAACGATCCGAAAAAAAGTGCGAAAATCCAAAAAGAAAAAAACATTATCCAAAGAAAACTTGATAAATATAAAAAGGCCAAACAGGCTTTAATGGACAATAAAGATATGTACGAGCTTGCGAGTATGGAAGAGGACGAAGAGACTTTAAATGAAGTTTTTAACGACGTAAAAGAGCTCGAAAAAGCTATTAGAGACCTTGAAATAGAAGTAATGCTAAGCGACGAAAACGACGAGAAAAACGCTATTATTACCATTCACCCTGGTGCCGGTGGAACGGAATCTCACGATTGGGCGAGTATGCTTTATAGAATGTATATGAGATTTGCCGAAAGAAGAGGTTGGAAAGTTGACGTACTTGATTATCAAGCCGGAGAAGAGGCCGGTATTAAAGACGCGACTCTTTTAATCAAAGGTGAAAACGCTTACGGGTATTTGAAAGTTGAAAACGGAATTCACAGACTTGTTAGGGTTTCGCCTTTTGATAGTGCTGGAAGAAGACATACTTCTTTTGCAAGCGTGCAAGTTTCTCCGGAAATTGACGATGATATCGAAATCGAAATAGACCCTAAAGACATTAGAATCGACGTATTCCGTGCAAGCGGAGCCGGTGGTCAGCACGTAAATAAAACCGAAAGTGCGGTTAGAATTACGCACGTTCCGACAGGTATTGTCGTTAGCTGTCAGCAAGATAGGTCACAGCACAAAAATAAAGAAATGGCCTTTAAAATGCTAAAATCGAAACTCTACGAGCTCGAACTTGAAAAAAGAAGAGCCGAAGAAGAAGGAAAACCAAAAGATGAAATGGGTTGGGGACATCAGATTAGAAGTTACGTGTTGTTTCCATATCAGCAAGTAAAAGACAATAGAAGCAACAAAGCGTATTCAAAAGTAGATGACATACTTGACGGGGATTTGGACGAAATAATCGAAGACGTGTTAATTTCACAAAAAAGTACTCAGGGAGAAGGATGA
- the panC gene encoding pantoate--beta-alanine ligase yields the protein MEILKSPKEAVNFRNNLKGSVGFVPTMGALHEGHLSLIKKAREENDNVIVSIFVNPTQFLPGEDFNKYPRRLEADFEICKRAGVDAVFTPNPENMYTDDEILIKAPKIKGYILEGFFRPGHFDGVLQVVNKLFNIIRPTRAYFGKKDAQQLYLIKQMVKNFFFNIEIVEGETVREKDGLALSSRNIYLSDEERKRALSISKALKRAAKLSTKTDDIETIKKEMLDILEVDELQYIAFVDRDFNYIQKIQPGNTIVLIAAYVGTTRLIDNIYI from the coding sequence ATGGAAATACTCAAATCTCCAAAAGAAGCTGTTAATTTCAGAAATAATTTAAAAGGAAGCGTCGGTTTCGTACCTACGATGGGAGCCTTGCACGAGGGACACCTCTCTTTGATAAAAAAAGCAAGAGAAGAAAACGATAACGTTATAGTCTCTATTTTCGTAAATCCGACTCAATTTTTACCGGGAGAAGATTTCAACAAATATCCAAGAAGACTCGAAGCGGATTTTGAGATATGCAAAAGAGCGGGAGTCGATGCCGTATTTACTCCGAATCCGGAAAATATGTATACCGATGATGAAATTTTAATAAAAGCCCCGAAAATTAAAGGCTACATTTTAGAAGGATTTTTCAGACCGGGACATTTTGACGGAGTTTTGCAAGTAGTAAACAAACTATTCAACATAATACGCCCTACACGCGCATATTTCGGGAAAAAAGACGCCCAACAGCTATATTTAATCAAACAAATGGTAAAAAATTTCTTTTTTAACATCGAAATCGTAGAAGGCGAAACCGTAAGAGAAAAAGACGGACTCGCTCTATCAAGCAGAAATATATATTTGAGCGATGAAGAGAGAAAAAGAGCGCTTAGTATTTCAAAAGCCCTAAAAAGAGCCGCAAAACTCTCTACCAAAACCGATGATATCGAAACAATCAAAAAAGAGATGCTTGACATCTTAGAAGTGGACGAATTACAATATATCGCTTTTGTAGATAGAGATTTCAACTACATTCAAAAAATTCAACCCGGAAACACAATCGTACTCATAGCCGCATACGTCGGAACTACGAGATTAATCGACAATATTTACATTTAA
- a CDS encoding L,D-transpeptidase family protein codes for MRRILALIFITTAVFAQNLIDTYRFEGVNSLIKQIEKTIQSKDYWLKRIKNDDVKFGYFQSPHFILFCNKRAKTLQVFAYKDGKLNEVAMFSNIIVGKLGDKEKEGDLKTPIGVYTLINKIKPSNTFYGPLAFVTSYPNLFDKVHHKDGYGIWIHGKPLDGERGDVSKGCIVLNNDEILRLDRLINYKKTTLEITEYPLFARKEDVAQILATLYKWRYAWKNSDIKKYISFYDKDFQRSNGMNLKEFIAYKKRVFRNKRGKKVEIYFKNIKIVPYQNIKNLPIYEITFHEDYISPGYEFHGYKEIYMIKRGDKFKILIEK; via the coding sequence GTGAGACGTATATTAGCATTAATTTTCATAACTACCGCCGTATTCGCGCAAAATCTTATCGATACGTATAGATTCGAAGGTGTGAACTCTTTGATAAAGCAGATTGAAAAAACAATTCAATCAAAAGATTATTGGCTAAAAAGAATAAAAAACGACGACGTCAAATTCGGCTATTTTCAATCTCCACATTTTATTCTTTTTTGTAACAAAAGAGCCAAAACTCTTCAAGTTTTCGCATATAAAGACGGAAAACTAAACGAAGTAGCCATGTTTTCGAATATTATCGTAGGAAAGTTAGGAGATAAGGAAAAAGAGGGAGATTTAAAAACTCCTATCGGCGTTTATACTTTAATAAATAAAATCAAGCCTTCAAACACCTTTTACGGACCGCTTGCTTTCGTAACGTCATATCCGAATCTATTTGATAAAGTTCATCATAAAGACGGATACGGTATATGGATTCACGGAAAACCACTTGACGGAGAGAGAGGAGATGTCAGCAAAGGATGTATAGTTTTAAATAACGACGAAATTTTAAGACTTGACAGATTAATAAATTACAAAAAAACAACTCTTGAAATTACAGAGTATCCTCTTTTTGCGAGAAAAGAAGACGTAGCTCAAATTTTAGCCACTCTTTATAAATGGAGATATGCCTGGAAAAATTCCGATATAAAAAAATATATATCTTTTTATGATAAAGATTTCCAAAGAAGTAACGGAATGAATCTAAAAGAGTTCATAGCTTATAAAAAGAGAGTTTTTAGAAACAAAAGAGGCAAAAAAGTTGAAATTTATTTTAAAAACATCAAAATAGTACCTTACCAAAACATAAAAAATTTACCTATTTACGAAATAACTTTTCATGAAGATTATATATCTCCGGGCTATGAATTCCACGGCTACAAAGAGATATATATGATAAAAAGAGGTGATAAATTTAAAATTTTAATAGAAAAATAA
- the rimO gene encoding 30S ribosomal protein S12 methylthiotransferase RimO — protein sequence MKKLYLASLGCVKNLIDSEVMLGRLKDEYELTQNPSEADLIIVNTCGFINPAKEESIETILELANEKKENAKLVVTGCLSERYKDILPQEIPEVDIWSGVGDFGNIDKVIKSNKKKYFSPKVYLIHNEDRVITGSAYHAYIKLSEGCNQKCAFCAIPNFKGRLNSRPIEEIIEEIKRLKAKGYKDFSLASQDSSSYLRDKGIKDGLERLIDEIDKIEGITVRILYLYPATTTKRLIRKIFSSKKVQNYFDMPIQHISPKMLKIMRRPGSVERLKELLYEMRKEFSFVRTSVIVGHPGESEEDFNELKEFLKEYEFDRVNVFAYSDEEDTPAFKRKDKIPQDIIEKRVKEISKIVKKTTKKALKKYVGKICECYMDGLTKDNLFYSVRPKLWAPEVDGDILVNESEIENLKVGELYKVKVENLAGEDLIGKIIK from the coding sequence TTGAAAAAGCTCTATTTGGCTTCTCTTGGATGTGTAAAAAATTTGATAGACAGCGAAGTAATGCTCGGTCGTTTAAAAGATGAATACGAGCTAACTCAAAACCCGAGCGAAGCGGATTTGATAATAGTAAATACCTGCGGGTTTATCAATCCGGCAAAAGAAGAATCTATCGAAACTATCTTAGAACTTGCCAACGAAAAAAAAGAAAACGCAAAACTCGTAGTCACGGGATGTCTTAGCGAGAGATATAAAGATATCCTGCCTCAAGAAATTCCTGAAGTCGATATTTGGAGCGGTGTTGGAGATTTCGGAAATATCGATAAAGTAATAAAATCGAATAAAAAGAAATATTTTTCACCGAAAGTTTATTTAATCCATAATGAAGATAGAGTAATCACCGGAAGTGCGTATCACGCTTATATTAAACTTAGCGAAGGGTGCAATCAAAAATGTGCATTTTGCGCTATTCCTAACTTCAAAGGCAGATTAAATTCCCGTCCTATCGAAGAAATAATAGAAGAGATTAAAAGATTAAAAGCAAAAGGCTACAAAGACTTCTCACTCGCAAGCCAAGACAGCAGCTCGTATCTAAGAGACAAAGGAATAAAAGACGGACTTGAGAGACTTATTGACGAAATAGATAAAATCGAAGGTATTACCGTTCGAATACTATATCTCTACCCGGCAACCACTACAAAAAGATTGATAAGAAAAATTTTTTCATCAAAAAAAGTCCAAAATTATTTTGATATGCCGATTCAACATATCAGCCCTAAAATGCTAAAAATTATGAGAAGACCGGGCAGTGTCGAGAGATTAAAAGAACTTCTTTACGAAATGAGAAAAGAGTTTTCTTTTGTCAGAACTTCCGTGATCGTAGGTCATCCGGGTGAAAGTGAAGAGGATTTTAACGAACTTAAAGAGTTTTTAAAAGAGTACGAATTTGACAGAGTAAACGTTTTTGCTTATTCCGACGAAGAAGATACGCCTGCATTTAAAAGAAAAGACAAAATCCCTCAAGACATAATCGAAAAAAGAGTAAAAGAGATTAGCAAAATAGTCAAAAAAACAACTAAAAAAGCTCTTAAAAAATATGTCGGTAAAATTTGTGAATGCTATATGGACGGATTAACCAAAGATAATCTTTTCTATTCGGTAAGACCGAAACTTTGGGCTCCCGAAGTTGACGGAGACATTTTAGTAAACGAAAGCGAAATAGAAAATTTAAAAGTCGGCGAACTTTATAAAGTAAAAGTGGAAAATTTAGCCGGAGAAGATTTAATTGGAAAAATCATCAAATAA
- the tilS gene encoding tRNA lysidine(34) synthetase TilS, producing MEKSSNNLLAFSAGVDSTALFFWLLEKNIPFDIAIVNYHTRKTSDEEVEYAKTLAKKYNKKIYIKDCFLEKFSENEARKCRYEFFEEIMKKHNYDTLILAHQLNDRFEWFLMQLSKGAGLKELIAMEKWEEREWYRIYRPFYNVSRDEILTFLNERGIKYYIDETNFDKKYKRNFFRHNFSDKFIKLYKEGVKRSFEFLEEDKKLLFDTDWKREKDLFWFKKSNPKRDIKKIDLILKKLGILPTKAQKDEILKTDFNCVIQGKIAIDSNNSHIFIAPYVKIPLSKENKEKYRKLKIPPKIRGYLQKENICIT from the coding sequence TTGGAAAAATCATCAAATAATCTTTTGGCATTTTCCGCCGGAGTAGACTCTACAGCCCTATTTTTTTGGCTGCTTGAAAAAAATATTCCCTTTGATATTGCAATCGTAAACTATCACACAAGAAAAACAAGCGACGAAGAAGTAGAATACGCAAAAACGCTCGCAAAAAAATATAATAAAAAAATTTACATAAAAGACTGCTTTTTAGAAAAATTCTCAGAAAACGAAGCAAGAAAATGCAGATATGAATTTTTTGAAGAAATTATGAAAAAACATAATTACGACACTCTCATTTTAGCTCATCAACTAAACGACAGATTCGAATGGTTTTTAATGCAACTCTCAAAAGGAGCGGGCTTAAAAGAGTTAATAGCGATGGAAAAATGGGAGGAGAGAGAATGGTATAGAATATATAGGCCTTTTTATAACGTATCTCGTGATGAAATTTTAACATTCCTAAATGAAAGAGGAATTAAATACTACATAGACGAAACGAATTTCGATAAAAAATACAAAAGAAACTTTTTTCGACACAACTTTTCGGATAAATTTATAAAACTTTATAAAGAGGGAGTTAAAAGAAGTTTTGAGTTTTTAGAAGAAGATAAAAAGCTACTTTTCGATACCGATTGGAAAAGAGAAAAAGATCTTTTTTGGTTTAAAAAATCAAATCCAAAAAGAGATATCAAAAAAATAGATTTAATTTTGAAAAAATTAGGAATATTACCGACAAAAGCCCAAAAAGACGAAATTTTAAAAACCGACTTTAACTGCGTAATACAAGGGAAAATAGCTATCGATTCCAATAATTCACATATTTTTATAGCTCCGTATGTTAAAATTCCTTTATCGAAGGAAAATAAAGAAAAATATAGAAAATTAAAAATTCCGCCTAAAATCAGAGGTTACCTGCAAAAGGAAAATATATGTATTACGTAA
- a CDS encoding metallophosphoesterase has product MYYVIYGDVHGCLEEWEELRKLIPKNSFEISVGDILDKGPYPVEALRYAKKNKIFTIMGNHEYKHLRKYWGRKVILDEDQQRVYPQLKQEDFDFIESMPFFLKLNHLTILHGGITNKIRLNNPPLNIMTLLLFLREVDENDKFLPLNHNHPNASFWADRYDGHEGFIVYGHNPFKDVKKNKFAAGIDTACVYGNKLTALVIKNTLKPWDYEIIQVNAKKQYSPLHFEIQNP; this is encoded by the coding sequence ATGTATTACGTAATATACGGTGACGTACACGGATGTTTGGAAGAGTGGGAAGAGCTTAGAAAACTTATACCTAAAAACTCTTTTGAAATTAGTGTAGGAGATATTTTAGATAAAGGCCCCTATCCCGTAGAAGCATTAAGATACGCAAAAAAAAATAAGATTTTCACCATTATGGGAAACCACGAATATAAACATTTAAGAAAATATTGGGGAAGAAAAGTTATTCTTGATGAAGACCAGCAAAGAGTATATCCTCAACTAAAACAAGAAGATTTCGATTTTATAGAAAGTATGCCTTTTTTTCTAAAACTTAATCACTTAACTATTCTTCACGGAGGCATTACTAACAAAATAAGATTAAACAACCCGCCTTTAAATATAATGACATTGCTACTTTTTTTAAGAGAAGTGGATGAAAACGATAAATTTTTACCCTTAAATCACAACCATCCGAACGCTTCTTTTTGGGCGGATAGATACGACGGACACGAAGGATTTATTGTATACGGACATAATCCTTTTAAAGATGTCAAAAAAAATAAGTTTGCCGCCGGGATCGATACGGCATGCGTTTACGGAAACAAACTGACCGCACTCGTTATTAAAAATACTTTAAAACCTTGGGATTACGAAATTATTCAAGTAAATGCAAAAAAACAATATTCCCCTCTTCATTTTGAAATTCAAAACCCTTGA